GGGCGCGATCAAAAAAGCCCTCGAAAATCCTGATTTCCAGGCAAAGGCGAAGCAAATGTCGCTGGCGCTTTCTTACCGGTCATCGGAAGATTGGAATAAGGAACTTCCTGTCCGCGGTGAACGCCTGAGCGCGATCTGGAAACTGGCCAAGGAACAGAAGTAATGGCCACTCCTCGCAAGGTTAGAGGAACCGGTGACCGTCCGGACCTCTTCACCGCAGCGATATTCATTGGATTCGGCGCGCTCGGCCTCTGGGCTGGGCGCGATTTGACCATGGGTACCGCTTCCGCAATGGGGCCAGGTTATCTTCCCAGAATAGTGTGCTGGCTTCTTATCATCATTGGCGCGGTGATTGGCGGGTTCGGTGCAGTCCGGGCGCGCGTGGGTATTGCCAAGCCGAAGCTCTGGCCCTTGGTGATCATTCTGGCGGCGGTGGTTGGGTTCGCTTTTATTGCGGAGTTCTTTGGTTTCGTTGCGGCCTCTGTTTGGTTGCTTCTTGTTGGCAGCATCGCCGACCGGGATTCGAGGCTTCGCGAGGTCATCCTGCTTACCGCTGGCCTGACAGCGTTTGGCGCATTGGTCTTCATCGTCGGCCTTGGCGTTCAAATGCCAATCTGGCCGTTCTGAGGAGGAAACTCATGAACTTCGTCGACCTTCTCATGCTCGGATTCAGCGAGGCTTTGACGCCCACCAATCTCGGATTTTGTCTTCTTGGCGCTCTCCTAGGTACGCTGATCGGGGTGTTGCCCGGTATCGGACCGACAGCAACAATCGCTGTTCTGCTGCCGATCACGTTCTACCTTCCACCTCTTGCCGGGCTGATCATGCTCTCTGGAATTTATTATGGCGCTCAATATGGAGGTTCAACGACTGCTATACTCGTCAACCTGCCTGGCGAAGCGTCATCGGTCGTTACCGCTGTCGACGGTTATAAGATGGCTCAACAGGGGAGGGCTGGTTCGGCGCTCGCTGTTGCCGCACTCGGTTCATTCTTTGCCGGGACCGTTGCGACATTTGGCATTGCTATAGCAGGACCTACTCTGTCGTCTTTCGCGCTTTCGTTTGGTCCAGCAGAGTACGTTTCACTGATGCTGTTTGGACTTCTGGCCGCAACAATCCTGGCGCGAGGGTCCGTGCTGAAGGCGATCGGCATGATCCTTCTCGGGTTGTTGCTGGGCATGGTCGGCATTGACGCGAGCTCTGGTGAAGAGCGTCTCACGTTCAACGCTGTCGAGCTTTTCGACGGTATAGACTTTGTGGTCATTGCCATCGGGCTATTCGGTTTTTCGGAGATCGTCGAGAACCTTGAAAATGTCGAAGCCCGCGGCGTACTGGTCAGCAAGCTAAGTCGGCTGTGGCCAACGCGGGAAGATTTCCGGCGTGCATGGCCGGCTGTGCTGCGGGGAACCGGCGTCGGCACCTTTCTTGGCGTCTTGCCAGGTGGGGGGGCAACGCTGGCATCGTTCTGCGCCTACTCGGTCGAAAAGAAGGTGTCCAAGCGCCCCAACGAGTTTGGCGAAGGTGCCGTTGAGGGTGTCGCTGGACCGGAAGCCGCGAACAATGCGGGTGCACAGTCGTCATTCATCCCGCTTCTGACACTGGGCATACCGTCGAACAACATGATGGCGATGATGTTGAGCGCCTTCATCATCCACGGTATCACGCCAGGACCGACGGTGCTGGCCACCCAGCCGGAAATCTTCTGGGGTCTCGTTGCCAGCATGTGGATCGGCAACCTGATGCTCGTCGTCATCAACCTGCCGCTCATCGGGGTCTGGGTAAAACTGCTGACGGTACCCTACCGGCTGCTCTATCCGGCAATCCTTCTCTTCTGCTGCGTCGGGGTCTACAGCATCAACAACCGCATCTTCGACGTGGCTCTGGCTGCAGGGTTCGGACTGCTCGGATATGCATTTCGCAAGGCAAAGTGCGAACCGGGTCCGCTGCTTCTGGGATTCGTGCTTGGACCGCTGTTGGAAACCAATATCCGTCGGGCTCTGACGATCTCCCACGGAAATCCGAGCGTTTTTGTGGAGCGGCCGATCAGCCTCGTCCTTCTGATCGCGACAACTGGAGTCCTTCTCCTGATGATCCTGCCGTCGTTCCGTAAAACCCGCGAAGAGGCCTTCCAGGAAGAAGAAGCCTAAGGCCGATCTTCGATGAGCGGCCGCTGGAATGCGGCCGTTATTCTTTCCTTCAAACTCGGTGTTCTCCCCATGTCTGATGCTGCCAGCAAACCTCTTCGCGTCGTTCTCCTAGATCGCAAGACGTTGCCCGACGACATTCGCTTCCGTGCGTTCTCGTTCGCCAACGAACTCGTAGCGTTCGACCAAACGGCTCCCGACGAGGTGTCGGAACGCATCAAGGACGCCGACATCGTCATCACAAACAAGGCTCCTGTACGGGGTCCGGCGATCGCCTCCGCCCCACGACTCAAGCTTGTTGCGGTGGCCGCGACGGGAACCGACGTCGTCGATGTCGCCGCATGCGCGCAACGCGGGGTCGCCGTCTCGAATATCCGCAATTACGCAGTCAACACGGTTCCAGAGCACACCTTCGCTATGATCCTCGCGCTTCGCCGCAGCCTCCTTGGGTATCGAAAGTCGGTCAAGGCTGGACGATGGCAAGAAGTGAACCAGTTCTGCTACTTCGATTTCCCTATCAACGATCTTGCGGGTTCGACGCTGGGCATCATCGGTGACGGCGCACTCGGTCGCTCGGTGGCCG
This genomic interval from Agrobacterium fabrum str. C58 contains the following:
- a CDS encoding tripartite tricarboxylate transporter permease; the encoded protein is MNFVDLLMLGFSEALTPTNLGFCLLGALLGTLIGVLPGIGPTATIAVLLPITFYLPPLAGLIMLSGIYYGAQYGGSTTAILVNLPGEASSVVTAVDGYKMAQQGRAGSALAVAALGSFFAGTVATFGIAIAGPTLSSFALSFGPAEYVSLMLFGLLAATILARGSVLKAIGMILLGLLLGMVGIDASSGEERLTFNAVELFDGIDFVVIAIGLFGFSEIVENLENVEARGVLVSKLSRLWPTREDFRRAWPAVLRGTGVGTFLGVLPGGGATLASFCAYSVEKKVSKRPNEFGEGAVEGVAGPEAANNAGAQSSFIPLLTLGIPSNNMMAMMLSAFIIHGITPGPTVLATQPEIFWGLVASMWIGNLMLVVINLPLIGVWVKLLTVPYRLLYPAILLFCCVGVYSINNRIFDVALAAGFGLLGYAFRKAKCEPGPLLLGFVLGPLLETNIRRALTISHGNPSVFVERPISLVLLIATTGVLLLMILPSFRKTREEAFQEEEA
- a CDS encoding D-2-hydroxyacid dehydrogenase, which translates into the protein MSDAASKPLRVVLLDRKTLPDDIRFRAFSFANELVAFDQTAPDEVSERIKDADIVITNKAPVRGPAIASAPRLKLVAVAATGTDVVDVAACAQRGVAVSNIRNYAVNTVPEHTFAMILALRRSLLGYRKSVKAGRWQEVNQFCYFDFPINDLAGSTLGIIGDGALGRSVADLGRAFGMKVLFSDYKGTKGMGPLYTPFEKVLEASDVITLHSPLMSSTRNMISTAEFAQMTKRPLLINTARGGLVDEAALEVALRSGQISGAGFDVVTTEPPAADHPLMRLLDLPNFILTPHVAWASREAVQSLVDQLIDNVEAFERGARTNIVAA
- a CDS encoding tripartite tricarboxylate transporter TctB family protein, producing MATPRKVRGTGDRPDLFTAAIFIGFGALGLWAGRDLTMGTASAMGPGYLPRIVCWLLIIIGAVIGGFGAVRARVGIAKPKLWPLVIILAAVVGFAFIAEFFGFVAASVWLLLVGSIADRDSRLREVILLTAGLTAFGALVFIVGLGVQMPIWPF